The Labilithrix sp. genome contains a region encoding:
- a CDS encoding IscS subfamily cysteine desulfurase, with protein MKLPIFMDYHSTTPVDPRVLEEMLPYFTEKFGNAASRSHAFGWTAEEAVDYARERIAKLAGASSEKEIVFTSGATESNNVALKGVAEFYKDKGNHIITTVIEHKAVLDTCKRLEKEGCEVTYLPVNKEGLVDPEAVRAAITDKTILVSVMLANNEIGTVQPLEAIGKITREKGVLFHTDAVQGIGKVPFDVQKMNVDLASITAHKMYGPKGVGALYVRRSKPRVRLVAQMDGGGHERGMRSGTLNVPGIVGFGKAAAIMLEDGPAENARILGLRERLRKKLQSGIEEAVVNGSLEHRLPGNLNISFSFVEGEAMMMAIKDVAVSSGSACTSASLEPSYVLRALGVGDEMAHSSIRFGLGRWTTEEEVDYVAKLVTDKVVHLRNMSPLYEMYKEGIDLKSVQWVAH; from the coding sequence ATCAAGCTCCCTATCTTCATGGACTACCACTCGACGACGCCGGTCGATCCGCGCGTGCTCGAGGAGATGCTGCCGTACTTCACCGAGAAGTTCGGCAACGCGGCGAGCCGCAGCCATGCCTTCGGTTGGACCGCCGAAGAAGCGGTCGACTACGCGCGCGAGCGCATCGCCAAGCTCGCCGGCGCCTCGAGCGAGAAGGAGATCGTGTTCACCTCCGGCGCGACGGAGTCGAACAACGTCGCGCTCAAGGGCGTCGCCGAGTTCTACAAAGACAAGGGCAACCACATCATCACGACCGTGATCGAGCACAAGGCCGTGCTCGACACCTGCAAGCGCCTCGAGAAAGAAGGCTGCGAGGTCACCTACCTCCCGGTGAACAAAGAGGGCCTCGTCGATCCGGAGGCCGTCCGCGCCGCGATCACCGACAAGACGATCCTCGTCTCGGTCATGCTCGCGAACAACGAGATCGGCACCGTGCAGCCGCTCGAGGCGATCGGCAAGATCACGCGCGAGAAGGGCGTCCTCTTCCACACCGACGCGGTGCAGGGGATCGGCAAGGTGCCGTTCGACGTCCAGAAGATGAACGTCGACCTCGCGTCGATCACCGCGCACAAGATGTACGGCCCCAAGGGAGTCGGCGCGCTCTACGTGCGGCGCAGCAAGCCGCGCGTCCGCCTCGTCGCGCAGATGGACGGCGGCGGGCACGAGCGCGGCATGCGCTCCGGCACGCTCAACGTCCCCGGCATCGTCGGCTTCGGCAAGGCCGCCGCGATCATGCTCGAGGACGGACCGGCCGAGAACGCCCGCATCCTCGGCCTCCGCGAGCGCCTGCGGAAGAAGCTCCAGAGCGGCATCGAGGAGGCCGTCGTCAACGGCTCGCTCGAGCACCGCCTCCCCGGCAACCTCAACATCTCGTTCTCGTTCGTCGAGGGCGAGGCGATGATGATGGCGATCAAGGACGTCGCGGTGAGCTCCGGCTCCGCGTGCACGTCGGCGAGCCTCGAGCCCAGCTACGTCCTCCGCGCGCTCGGCGTCGGCGACGAGATGGCCCACTCGAGCATCCGCTTCGGCCTCGGCCGTTGGACCACCGAAGAGGAGGTCGACTACGTGGCGAAGCTCGTCACGGACAAGGTCGTCCACCTCCGAAACATGTCGCCCCTGTACGAGATGTACAAAGAGGGCATCGATCTCAAGAGCGTCCAGTGGGTGGCGCACTGA
- the iscU gene encoding Fe-S cluster assembly scaffold IscU translates to MAYSEKVIEHAENPKNVGTLDKDDPSVGTGLVGAPACGDVMRLQIKVSDDGVIEDAKFKTFGCGSAIASSSLATEWIKGKKVEEAEAIKNVDIVNELNLPPVKIHCSVLAEDAIKSAIADYRAKQAAKSG, encoded by the coding sequence ATGGCGTACAGCGAAAAAGTCATCGAGCACGCGGAGAACCCGAAGAACGTCGGCACCCTCGACAAGGACGACCCCAGCGTCGGCACCGGCCTCGTCGGCGCGCCGGCGTGCGGCGACGTCATGCGTCTTCAGATCAAGGTCAGCGATGACGGCGTGATCGAGGACGCGAAGTTCAAGACCTTCGGCTGCGGCTCCGCGATCGCGTCGTCGTCCCTCGCGACGGAGTGGATCAAGGGCAAGAAGGTCGAGGAGGCGGAGGCGATCAAGAACGTCGACATCGTCAACGAGCTGAACCTCCCCCCGGTGAAGATCCACTGCTCCGTCCTCGCCGAGGACGCGATCAAGAGCGCCATCGCCGACTACCGCGCGAAGCAGGCGGCGAAGAGCGGGTAA
- a CDS encoding iron-sulfur cluster assembly accessory protein produces MDPQVEKSAPASKSLSIEITQAAVDAVAQQIAKRNVPGTALRVGIRGGGCSGFSYVIEFHDGEPKARDVVYDRKSSSGEDVRIIVDKKSLLYLNGATFDWEKTLMRQGFKFINPNEKSSCGCGTSFTV; encoded by the coding sequence ATGGATCCGCAGGTCGAAAAGAGCGCGCCGGCGTCGAAGTCGCTGAGCATCGAGATCACCCAGGCGGCGGTCGACGCGGTCGCGCAGCAGATCGCGAAGCGCAACGTGCCCGGCACCGCGCTCCGCGTCGGCATCCGCGGCGGCGGCTGCTCGGGCTTCTCGTACGTCATCGAGTTCCACGACGGCGAGCCGAAGGCGCGCGACGTCGTGTACGACCGGAAGTCGTCGAGCGGCGAGGACGTGCGCATCATCGTCGACAAGAAGAGCCTCCTCTACCTGAACGGCGCCACGTTCGACTGGGAGAAGACGCTCATGCGGCAGGGCTTCAAGTTCATCAACCCGAACGAGAAGTCCTCCTGCGGCTGCGGCACGTCGTTCACGGTCTAG
- the hscB gene encoding Fe-S protein assembly co-chaperone HscB — protein MEDPFALLGAPRRYDLDLDAVEKSHRELSRALHPDKFASAGASERREALEKAADVNEAWRILRDPLRRAEALFGLAGIPIAEDSHSSTISVPPQFLMQMMASREELADARAAKDLAKVQKLGEQIREKWDVAELKLAAGLEKNPSSVVGVLGELRFYKRFLDEVEAIEDEADG, from the coding sequence ATGGAAGACCCGTTCGCGCTCCTCGGCGCTCCGCGCCGCTACGATCTCGACCTCGACGCCGTCGAGAAGAGCCACCGCGAGCTCTCGCGCGCGCTCCACCCCGACAAGTTCGCGTCGGCCGGCGCGAGCGAGCGGCGCGAGGCGCTCGAGAAGGCCGCGGACGTCAACGAGGCGTGGCGCATCCTGCGCGATCCGCTCCGCCGCGCGGAGGCGCTCTTCGGGCTCGCGGGGATCCCGATCGCGGAGGACAGCCACTCCTCCACCATCAGCGTGCCGCCGCAGTTCCTGATGCAGATGATGGCCTCGCGCGAGGAGCTCGCCGACGCGCGCGCGGCGAAGGACCTCGCGAAGGTGCAGAAGCTCGGCGAGCAGATCCGCGAGAAGTGGGACGTCGCCGAGCTCAAGCTCGCGGCGGGCCTCGAGAAGAACCCGTCGTCGGTCGTCGGCGTCCTCGGTGAGCTGCGCTTCTACAAGCGCTTCCTCGACGAGGTGGAAGCGATCGAAGACGAAGCGGACGGGTGA
- the hscA gene encoding Fe-S protein assembly chaperone HscA: MRESGLMEIFDPKAPPKAIGIDLGTTNSLVAYVKNERPVTVKDCDLAALVPSVVHYGGAGDVVVGRNAALRASEHPRETIVSVKRFMGRGGDDPETQRLGPYAFVPPKEGAPNVVRFDVGERVVTPVEVSAEILRSLKRIAEDELRSVGGAVITVPAYFDDAQRQATKDAGRLAGLDVLRLLNEPTAAALAYGLEKKQNGKFAVYDLGGGTFDVTILVLDDGVFQVKSTGGDSALGGDDMDRALAEEIFTLAGRDPKAASPSEIRVVLDLARKVKHGLTGAAEVEVESPFGGGASFVVTRARFDALIEPLLARTGVACRRALKDAGYKPRELDGVILVGGSTRVPAVRSYVEELFGRPPLADIDPDEVVALGAAIQANLLAGQGDADEVLLLDVIPLSLGIEVGGGVVDRILPRNTTTPAAARASYTTQEDKQTGFEIHVVQGEREMAADCRSLAKFTLKGIPPMAAGMARLEVTFRVDADGLLAVTAREERTGIEQTVSVKPSYGLDDDTVEEMLLAAIDHGEEDLAARKLAEVRVEAGRVVSSTKKSLAADADLLAGDERARIEAAIAALETAATGTNAGQIELRISDLDAATKEFAGRRMNRAIAKAIEGQSLASVERTVEDAKGIEAAHAERPMR, from the coding sequence ATGCGTGAATCGGGGTTGATGGAGATCTTCGACCCGAAGGCGCCTCCGAAGGCGATCGGGATCGACCTCGGCACGACCAACTCGCTCGTCGCGTACGTGAAGAACGAGCGCCCCGTCACGGTGAAGGACTGCGACCTCGCCGCGCTGGTGCCGAGCGTCGTGCACTACGGAGGGGCCGGCGACGTCGTCGTCGGGCGGAACGCCGCCCTGCGCGCGAGCGAGCACCCGCGCGAGACGATCGTGAGCGTGAAGCGCTTCATGGGTCGCGGCGGCGACGATCCCGAGACGCAGCGGCTCGGTCCCTACGCGTTCGTGCCGCCGAAGGAGGGCGCCCCCAACGTCGTGCGCTTCGACGTCGGCGAGCGCGTCGTCACGCCGGTCGAGGTGAGCGCGGAGATCTTGAGGTCGCTGAAGCGCATCGCGGAGGACGAGCTCCGCAGCGTCGGCGGCGCGGTCATCACCGTGCCGGCGTACTTCGACGACGCGCAGCGCCAGGCGACGAAAGACGCGGGCCGCCTCGCCGGCCTCGACGTGCTGCGCCTCCTCAACGAGCCCACCGCCGCCGCGCTCGCGTACGGCCTCGAGAAGAAGCAAAACGGAAAATTCGCGGTCTACGACCTCGGCGGCGGCACCTTCGACGTCACGATCCTCGTCCTCGACGACGGCGTCTTCCAGGTGAAGTCCACCGGCGGCGACAGCGCGCTCGGCGGCGACGACATGGACCGCGCGCTCGCGGAGGAGATCTTCACGCTCGCCGGTCGCGACCCGAAGGCGGCGTCGCCGAGCGAGATCCGTGTCGTGCTCGACCTCGCGCGCAAGGTGAAGCACGGCCTCACCGGCGCAGCGGAGGTGGAGGTCGAGAGCCCCTTCGGAGGCGGCGCGTCGTTCGTCGTCACGCGCGCGCGCTTCGACGCCCTCATCGAGCCGCTCCTCGCTCGCACGGGGGTCGCCTGCCGCCGCGCGCTGAAAGATGCAGGTTACAAGCCGCGCGAGCTCGACGGCGTGATCCTCGTCGGCGGCTCGACCCGCGTCCCCGCCGTGCGCTCCTACGTCGAGGAGCTCTTCGGGCGCCCGCCGCTCGCGGACATCGATCCCGACGAGGTCGTCGCGCTCGGCGCCGCGATCCAGGCGAACCTCCTCGCGGGGCAAGGCGACGCCGACGAGGTGCTGCTCCTCGACGTGATCCCGCTCTCGCTCGGGATCGAGGTCGGCGGCGGCGTCGTCGACCGCATCCTCCCGCGCAACACGACGACACCGGCCGCGGCGCGCGCCTCGTACACGACGCAAGAGGACAAGCAGACCGGCTTCGAGATCCACGTCGTGCAGGGCGAGCGCGAGATGGCGGCGGACTGCCGCTCGCTCGCGAAGTTCACGCTCAAGGGGATCCCGCCGATGGCGGCGGGGATGGCGCGCCTCGAGGTGACGTTCCGCGTCGACGCCGACGGCCTCCTCGCCGTCACCGCGCGCGAGGAGCGCACCGGCATCGAGCAGACCGTGAGCGTGAAGCCCTCGTACGGCCTCGACGACGACACGGTGGAGGAGATGCTCCTCGCCGCGATCGACCACGGCGAGGAAGACCTCGCCGCGCGGAAGCTCGCGGAGGTGCGGGTCGAGGCGGGGCGCGTCGTGTCGTCGACGAAGAAGTCGCTCGCGGCGGACGCGGACCTGCTCGCCGGCGACGAGCGCGCGCGCATCGAGGCCGCGATCGCCGCGCTCGAGACCGCGGCGACGGGCACGAACGCGGGGCAGATCGAGCTCCGCATCTCCGACCTCGACGCGGCGACGAAGGAGTTCGCGGGCCGCCGCATGAACCGCGCGATCGCGAAGGCGATCGAGGGCCAGTCGCTCGCGTCGGTCGAGCGCACGGTGGAGGACGCGAAGGGCATCGAGGCGGCCCACGCAGAGAGGCCAATGCGCTGA
- a CDS encoding 2Fe-2S iron-sulfur cluster binding domain-containing protein codes for MAIVKFRGYGEVEVPVGTSILQAAQKIDAPEGYACGGVCACSTCHVYVKAGRELLTEQEEEEEDILDKAFDVRADSRLGCQCVIEKDGVVEVEITRESLEAFENEHPEHRGKYTKR; via the coding sequence ATGGCGATCGTGAAGTTCCGGGGCTACGGCGAGGTCGAGGTGCCGGTCGGCACGAGCATCCTCCAGGCGGCGCAGAAGATCGACGCGCCGGAGGGCTACGCGTGCGGCGGCGTCTGCGCGTGCTCGACGTGCCACGTCTACGTGAAGGCCGGCCGCGAGCTCCTCACGGAGCAGGAGGAGGAAGAGGAGGACATCCTCGACAAGGCCTTCGACGTCCGCGCCGACTCGCGCCTCGGCTGCCAGTGCGTCATCGAGAAGGACGGCGTCGTCGAGGTCGAGATCACGCGCGAGAGCCTCGAGGCCTTCGAGAACGAGCACCCGGAGCATCGCGGCAAGTACACGAAGCGCTGA